In the Orenia marismortui DSM 5156 genome, one interval contains:
- a CDS encoding class II SORL domain-containing protein, with translation MKYYEVKQADDPNNKTVLEQKHIPVITAPDKVKKGEFFDITIKMGEIDHPVEPGHFIQYVDLYAEYYHLGRANFTPEMKPEVTFKIKLEESCTLRAYELCNLHGQWEGNKKITVE, from the coding sequence ATGAAGTATTATGAAGTTAAACAAGCTGATGATCCAAATAACAAAACAGTTCTAGAACAAAAACACATTCCAGTAATAACTGCACCAGATAAAGTTAAAAAAGGAGAATTTTTTGATATTACTATTAAAATGGGAGAAATTGATCATCCAGTAGAACCAGGTCATTTTATTCAATATGTTGATTTATATGCTGAGTACTATCATTTAGGTAGAGCTAATTTTACTCCTGAAATGAAACCCGAGGTAACATTTAAAATTAAATTAGAAGAATCTTGTACCCTAAGAGCTTATGAACTATGCAATTTACACGGCCAATGGGAGGGAAATAAAAAAATTACTGTAGAATAA
- a CDS encoding desulfoferrodoxin, translating into MANQLREIYKCEHCGNVVEFVQAGPAPLVCCGENMVKLEAQTEDAANEKHVPVVEEVEGGVKVTVGTTLHPMTEEHLIRFIEVLTEDKVLRAELKAGDKPVAEFKVSKDEIVEVREFCNIHGLWKA; encoded by the coding sequence ATGGCAAATCAATTAAGAGAGATTTACAAATGTGAGCACTGTGGAAATGTTGTGGAATTTGTTCAGGCTGGTCCAGCTCCTTTAGTATGTTGTGGAGAAAATATGGTTAAATTAGAAGCTCAGACTGAAGATGCTGCTAATGAAAAGCATGTACCAGTTGTAGAAGAGGTTGAAGGTGGAGTAAAGGTAACTGTTGGAACTACTTTACATCCAATGACAGAAGAACATTTAATTAGATTTATTGAGGTATTAACTGAAGATAAGGTTCTTCGTGCTGAGTTGAAGGCTGGAGATAAGCCAGTTGCAGAATTTAAAGTTTCTAAAGATGAGATAGTTGAAGTTAGAGAATTCTGTAATATTCATGGTTTGTGGAAAGCATAG
- a CDS encoding family 1 encapsulin nanocompartment shell protein: protein MSNLKRSLAPITEEAWQFIDQEARERLAIKLKGRKFVDFVGPKGIEFAAVNTGRRVVLNDSSEDGISYSKRHVLPLIELEVPFTMKVEEIDSLVRGAEDVDTDSLAEAVKKIATAENNAIFYGLNEAKINGILDESPYDIVNIGEEGLVSAVAEGVQNLIKEDVEGPYSLLLGPDVYSLLYKLDDKGYPIKKRLEELLEGEVVPVPELKNKGLLISNRGEDFKLIVGQDMSIGFKEQKGEEIEFFLTESFTFRIDAPEAAIVLE, encoded by the coding sequence ATGAGTAATCTAAAACGTTCATTAGCTCCAATAACTGAAGAAGCTTGGCAATTTATTGACCAAGAAGCAAGAGAAAGATTAGCGATAAAGTTAAAAGGGCGTAAATTTGTTGACTTTGTAGGTCCTAAAGGGATTGAATTTGCTGCTGTTAATACTGGGAGACGAGTAGTATTAAATGATTCTTCTGAAGATGGAATTTCTTATTCTAAACGTCATGTCCTACCTTTGATCGAGTTAGAGGTTCCCTTTACAATGAAAGTGGAGGAGATAGATTCTTTAGTACGAGGAGCTGAAGATGTTGATACCGACTCTTTAGCAGAAGCTGTAAAAAAGATTGCTACAGCAGAGAATAATGCAATTTTTTATGGTTTAAATGAGGCAAAAATTAATGGTATTTTAGATGAATCACCTTATGATATAGTTAATATTGGAGAAGAGGGATTAGTTTCAGCAGTTGCTGAAGGAGTACAAAACTTGATTAAAGAAGATGTAGAAGGACCTTATTCTTTATTGTTAGGTCCAGATGTCTATTCCTTATTATATAAATTAGATGATAAAGGTTATCCTATTAAGAAGAGATTAGAAGAACTTTTAGAGGGAGAAGTAGTTCCTGTTCCTGAGTTAAAGAATAAAGGTTTATTAATTTCAAATCGTGGAGAAGATTTCAAGCTGATTGTTGGTCAAGATATGTCTATTGGTTTTAAAGAACAGAAGGGTGAAGAGATAGAATTTTTCTTAACTGAATCCTTTACATTTAGAATTGATGCTCCTGAAGCAGCTATTGTTTTAGAATAA
- a CDS encoding 2-oxoacid:acceptor oxidoreductase subunit alpha: MDLNLVIAGEAGQGLNTLNFILSKIFFKHGYNIYSTKNYESRVRGGHNFMKIRIGDEEITGPKDEQDILLALNKAGVEIHQDFVKDDGIMIYNGESYQGELRENNKDKEIFTLEAALIAQDIGNGRVANTVFVGVVLKLLGLDLKIAEEVLEEYFRRAEDIKQMNIEALRKGYEKAEVAKTRIELPKVESNDNQILINGNQAIGMGAAVGGVKFYSAYPMTPATGVMNYLAKRQNDLGIVVEQAEDEIAAIMMALGGSYSGVRSMTGSSGGGFALMTEAVSFAGIAELPLVIVDVQRPGPATGLPTRTEQADLLFAVNAGHGDFPKMVISVRDAEDAFYQSFRALNIAEKYQIPVILLSDQFLADAEVNVDAFDLDSLEIYNGFISDDEAKNMSDYKRYQFTPDGISPMAYPGQLDDDIVLVDSDEHDEDGHIIEDAETRVKMVNKRFDKVDKLILDDLEEPEYIGPDDAAYLLIGWGSTYGPLQEARKLLEEDGYEVALLSFGDVWPLPIEELEDRIYDKVSIMVENNGTAQFSRLISSETGIMIEHELVKYDGRPFTGREIYEAVKEEVMD, translated from the coding sequence ATGGATTTAAATTTAGTAATTGCCGGAGAGGCTGGTCAGGGTTTAAATACCCTTAACTTCATTTTAAGTAAAATTTTCTTTAAGCATGGTTATAATATCTATTCAACTAAGAATTATGAATCTAGGGTTCGTGGTGGACACAATTTTATGAAAATAAGAATCGGTGATGAGGAGATTACTGGTCCAAAGGATGAACAAGATATCTTATTAGCTTTAAATAAAGCTGGTGTAGAGATTCATCAGGACTTTGTTAAAGATGATGGGATTATGATTTATAATGGAGAATCCTATCAGGGTGAATTAAGAGAAAATAATAAAGATAAGGAAATTTTCACCTTAGAAGCTGCTTTAATTGCTCAAGATATTGGAAATGGAAGAGTGGCTAATACTGTCTTTGTAGGAGTTGTACTTAAATTATTAGGTTTAGATTTAAAGATTGCTGAAGAGGTATTAGAGGAATATTTCAGACGTGCTGAGGATATTAAGCAGATGAATATAGAAGCATTACGTAAAGGTTATGAAAAGGCAGAGGTAGCTAAGACTAGAATAGAGTTGCCTAAGGTAGAGAGTAATGATAATCAGATATTAATTAATGGAAATCAAGCTATAGGAATGGGAGCAGCAGTTGGTGGAGTTAAATTCTATTCTGCTTATCCAATGACTCCTGCAACTGGAGTAATGAATTATTTAGCTAAAAGGCAGAATGACTTGGGTATAGTAGTAGAGCAAGCAGAAGATGAGATTGCTGCTATTATGATGGCATTAGGTGGTTCTTATAGTGGTGTTAGGTCTATGACTGGAAGTTCTGGTGGTGGTTTTGCATTAATGACTGAAGCGGTAAGTTTTGCTGGGATTGCAGAACTTCCTTTAGTTATTGTTGATGTACAGCGACCTGGTCCAGCAACAGGATTGCCTACACGAACAGAGCAGGCAGACTTATTATTTGCTGTTAATGCAGGACATGGTGATTTTCCAAAGATGGTTATTTCAGTAAGAGATGCTGAAGATGCATTTTATCAAAGTTTTAGAGCTTTAAATATAGCAGAGAAATATCAAATTCCCGTTATTTTATTAAGTGATCAATTTTTAGCAGATGCTGAAGTTAATGTAGATGCATTTGATCTAGATTCTCTTGAAATCTATAATGGATTTATTTCAGATGATGAAGCTAAGAATATGAGTGATTATAAGCGATATCAATTTACTCCAGATGGAATATCACCAATGGCATATCCAGGACAATTAGATGATGATATAGTACTAGTTGACAGTGATGAACATGATGAGGATGGTCATATTATTGAAGATGCAGAAACAAGAGTCAAGATGGTAAACAAAAGATTTGATAAGGTTGATAAATTAATCTTAGATGATTTAGAAGAACCTGAATATATAGGTCCAGATGACGCAGCTTATTTATTAATAGGATGGGGATCTACCTATGGCCCATTACAGGAAGCTAGAAAATTATTAGAAGAGGATGGATATGAGGTTGCTCTCTTATCTTTTGGAGATGTTTGGCCACTTCCAATTGAAGAGCTAGAGGATAGAATTTATGATAAAGTATCGATTATGGTTGAAAATAATGGAACAGCTCAGTTTTCTCGCTTAATTAGTTCTGAAACTGGTATTATGATAGAACATGAACTTGTGAAATATGATGGACGTCCTTTTACTGGTCGAGAAATTTATGAAGCTGTTAAGGAAGAGGTGATGGATTAA
- a CDS encoding encapsulin-associated ferritin-like protein, with product MGSEGYHEANLPEEVKEFHRMIQSVIEELEAVDWYNQRAAATKDPQIKAIVEHNRDEEIEHACMGLEWLRRNYPQWDEYLREFLFTEGDITAIEDDEEEDSEDLSTSSDNSLGINNLR from the coding sequence ATGGGAAGTGAAGGTTATCATGAAGCAAATTTACCTGAAGAAGTAAAAGAATTTCACCGGATGATTCAAAGTGTAATCGAAGAACTGGAGGCTGTAGATTGGTATAATCAGCGGGCGGCTGCTACTAAAGATCCACAAATTAAAGCAATAGTAGAACATAATCGTGATGAAGAGATCGAACATGCTTGCATGGGATTAGAATGGTTAAGGCGCAATTATCCTCAGTGGGATGAGTACTTGCGTGAGTTTTTATTTACAGAAGGAGATATTACTGCAATAGAAGATGATGAGGAAGAGGATAGTGAAGATTTAAGTACTTCTAGTGACAATTCTCTAGGTATAAATAATTTAAGATAA
- the rbr gene encoding rubrerythrin, translating into MASVKGTKTEKNLLKAFAGESQARTRYTYFASQAKKEGYRQIANIFLETARNEKEHAKRFFKFLEGGDVEITAAYPAGVIGTTEENLEAAAAGENEEHTELYPHFADVAEEEGFAEIAAVFRKIAEVEVEHEKRYLKLLKNVREEKVFAKDETVRWKCDNCGYVHEGEEAPKKCPACAHPQEFFELKEKNY; encoded by the coding sequence ATGGCTAGTGTAAAAGGAACAAAAACTGAAAAGAATTTATTAAAGGCATTTGCAGGAGAATCTCAAGCAAGAACTAGATATACATACTTTGCTTCTCAAGCAAAAAAGGAAGGTTATCGCCAAATTGCTAATATATTTTTAGAAACTGCCAGAAATGAAAAAGAGCATGCTAAAAGATTCTTTAAGTTCTTAGAAGGTGGAGATGTAGAGATTACTGCTGCATATCCAGCGGGAGTTATTGGAACTACAGAAGAGAATCTAGAAGCAGCAGCTGCTGGGGAGAATGAAGAGCATACTGAATTATATCCTCATTTTGCTGATGTAGCTGAAGAAGAAGGATTTGCTGAAATTGCTGCAGTATTTAGAAAGATTGCTGAAGTAGAGGTAGAACATGAGAAGAGATACTTAAAGTTATTAAAAAATGTCAGAGAAGAAAAAGTATTTGCTAAAGATGAAACTGTAAGGTGGAAGTGTGACAACTGCGGATATGTACATGAAGGAGAAGAAGCACCTAAGAAGTGTCCTGCTTGTGCACATCCTCAAGAATTCTTTGAATTAAAAGAAAAAAATTATTAA
- a CDS encoding FprA family A-type flavoprotein, whose translation MRAKEIKKDIYWVGGIDWDLRDFHGYLTQRGSTYNAYLIIDEKVILIDTVKHYLYDEMIERISSIIDPSKIDYVISNHVEMDHSGGLPQLMKVAKNAKLITSPKGKAGLEAHYDSKNWNFEVAKPGTELNIGQRTLNFVLTPMVHWPDNMVTYLPEEKILFSNDAFGQHYASSERFADQASFDIVMEEAKKYYANIVMPYGRQVQGVLEKAKGLEIDIIAPSHGVIWRSFVTEIMEKYQKWSANETDEKALIIYDTMWKSTKKLAYAIQDAFEGKGISTKMMNLDVNHRSDIITEVLTAKYICVGSPTLNNNMLPSVAAFLTYLKGLAPKNRIGLAFGSYGWGGQSIGQVEDVLADCRFELLDQIKVQYIPDESQLKEVTDNLKEEI comes from the coding sequence ATGAGAGCAAAAGAAATCAAAAAAGATATATATTGGGTAGGAGGTATAGATTGGGATTTAAGAGATTTCCATGGGTACTTAACTCAAAGGGGTTCTACATATAATGCCTATCTAATTATTGATGAGAAGGTTATACTAATAGATACTGTTAAACATTATCTATATGATGAAATGATAGAGAGGATTTCTAGTATTATAGATCCATCTAAAATAGATTATGTAATATCTAACCATGTAGAGATGGACCATTCTGGTGGATTGCCACAATTGATGAAAGTTGCTAAAAATGCTAAACTTATCACATCTCCAAAGGGAAAAGCTGGTTTAGAGGCACATTATGATAGTAAAAATTGGAACTTTGAGGTTGCTAAGCCAGGAACAGAGTTAAATATAGGTCAAAGGACTTTAAACTTTGTTTTAACCCCAATGGTACATTGGCCAGATAATATGGTAACATATTTACCAGAGGAGAAAATTTTATTTTCTAATGATGCTTTTGGCCAACATTATGCTAGTTCAGAGAGATTTGCTGATCAAGCAAGCTTTGATATTGTAATGGAAGAAGCTAAAAAATACTATGCAAATATTGTAATGCCTTATGGAAGGCAGGTACAAGGAGTTTTAGAAAAGGCTAAAGGTCTAGAGATTGATATAATTGCACCATCCCATGGTGTTATTTGGAGAAGTTTTGTAACAGAAATTATGGAGAAGTATCAAAAATGGTCAGCTAATGAAACTGACGAAAAAGCATTGATAATTTATGATACGATGTGGAAGTCTACTAAGAAGCTTGCTTATGCTATACAAGATGCTTTTGAAGGCAAAGGGATTAGTACAAAGATGATGAATTTGGATGTAAATCATAGGTCAGATATAATTACAGAGGTTTTAACAGCTAAATACATCTGTGTAGGATCACCTACTTTGAATAATAATATGTTACCATCAGTAGCAGCCTTTTTAACTTATTTAAAAGGTTTAGCACCTAAGAACAGAATAGGATTAGCTTTTGGTTCTTATGGATGGGGGGGACAGAGTATTGGACAGGTTGAAGATGTATTAGCTGATTGTAGGTTTGAACTCCTTGATCAAATCAAGGTTCAATATATACCTGACGAAAGTCAGTTAAAAGAAGTCACAGATAATTTAAAGGAGGAGATTTAA
- a CDS encoding IS110 family RNA-guided transposase: MNYNRNRKIMQVKTSTLVIGVDIAKKKHVARAQDYRGIEYGKALAFQNSKEGFDNFSKWMFKLKDQYEKEDIIVGMEPTGHYWLNLAQLLRCKEIKLVLVNPSHTKRSKELDDNSPTKNDKKDAKVIAQLVKDGRYSEPNIPVGVYADVRVAMTHMERLNKDLQRVVGKIHQFIDKYFPEYLTVFKGWDGKASLVTLKTFPLPSEVVKMTPEEIVSIWKKKVKRAVGIKRAKKLIRAAENSVGLTEGAEIAKFELNYFLDQYENITNQSEELTNKIEELLKKVPGSESMLSIKGVGIKTVAGFISEVGDINNYEHPRQIQKLAGLNLMENSSGKHKGRTCITKRGRAKLRALLYRVMLPLVAKNEEFKALHEYYTTRSENPLKKKQSLVALSCKLIRVLFALWKKQVKYDSEKLFRDIKRSNLQEAA, encoded by the coding sequence ATGAATTATAATCGAAATCGTAAAATAATGCAAGTAAAAACTTCAACTTTAGTGATTGGGGTTGATATTGCAAAGAAAAAGCATGTTGCAAGAGCTCAAGATTATCGTGGTATTGAATACGGAAAAGCGTTAGCTTTTCAAAATTCAAAAGAAGGATTTGATAACTTTTCAAAGTGGATGTTTAAATTAAAAGATCAATATGAGAAAGAAGATATAATAGTTGGAATGGAGCCAACAGGTCATTATTGGTTGAATTTAGCTCAACTTTTAAGATGCAAGGAAATAAAGTTGGTATTAGTCAATCCAAGTCATACAAAGAGAAGTAAAGAGTTAGATGATAATTCTCCGACAAAGAATGATAAGAAAGATGCTAAAGTAATAGCTCAATTAGTTAAAGATGGGCGCTATTCAGAGCCTAATATACCAGTTGGTGTTTATGCTGATGTTCGTGTAGCAATGACCCATATGGAAAGATTAAATAAAGATTTACAACGGGTAGTAGGAAAGATACATCAGTTTATTGATAAGTATTTTCCTGAATATTTAACAGTATTTAAAGGTTGGGATGGAAAGGCGTCTTTAGTTACACTAAAGACATTTCCTCTGCCGTCTGAAGTAGTAAAAATGACACCAGAAGAAATAGTTTCAATTTGGAAGAAAAAAGTTAAAAGAGCAGTTGGAATAAAACGAGCTAAAAAGCTTATAAGAGCTGCTGAAAATTCAGTAGGTTTAACTGAAGGAGCTGAAATAGCAAAGTTTGAATTAAATTATTTCTTAGATCAATATGAAAATATAACAAATCAAAGCGAAGAATTAACCAATAAAATAGAAGAGTTATTAAAGAAAGTACCAGGTTCAGAATCAATGTTAAGTATCAAAGGGGTAGGAATAAAGACAGTAGCAGGATTTATTTCAGAAGTTGGAGATATAAATAACTATGAACATCCACGACAAATACAAAAGCTAGCAGGGTTGAATTTAATGGAAAATAGTTCAGGCAAACATAAGGGAAGAACTTGTATTACTAAAAGGGGAAGAGCTAAATTGAGAGCTTTACTATATAGAGTGATGCTGCCTCTGGTAGCAAAGAACGAAGAGTTTAAAGCACTTCATGAATACTACACAACTCGCTCTGAAAACCCTTTGAAGAAAAAGCAATCCCTAGTAGCTTTATCATGCAAATTAATTAGAGTATTATTTGCCTTATGGAAAAAGCAAGTGAAATATGATAGTGAAAAATTATTTAGAGATATTAAGCGTTCAAATTTACAGGAAGCTGCTTAA
- a CDS encoding biotin transporter BioY has protein sequence MKIKTKDLVLAALFAALTAVGAFIKIPIPYVPFTLQVLFVFFAGSLLGSKLALISQLVYLGIGLIGIPIFTQGGGPGYILQPTFGYLLGFASAAYIIGKIIENLKKQNFINFFLANLAGLAIVYLFGVIYLYLNLNFITGTTISLAKAIKIGFLLPIPGDLLLCIIASLISKKVLNQVREALPIMNIRN, from the coding sequence ATAAAAATTAAAACTAAAGATCTTGTATTAGCTGCATTATTTGCTGCTTTAACAGCAGTAGGGGCTTTTATTAAAATCCCTATTCCTTATGTACCTTTTACATTACAGGTTTTATTTGTATTTTTTGCAGGTAGTTTATTGGGTAGTAAGCTAGCTTTAATTAGTCAATTAGTTTATTTGGGAATTGGCTTAATAGGTATTCCTATTTTTACCCAAGGTGGAGGACCTGGTTATATCTTACAACCCACCTTTGGATATTTACTAGGTTTTGCAAGTGCTGCTTATATAATTGGTAAAATCATTGAAAATTTAAAAAAACAAAATTTTATTAACTTTTTCCTAGCTAATTTAGCTGGCTTAGCTATAGTTTATCTATTTGGTGTAATTTATCTCTATCTTAATCTAAATTTTATAACTGGAACTACTATTAGTCTAGCTAAAGCAATAAAAATTGGGTTTTTACTTCCAATCCCTGGTGATTTGCTGCTTTGTATAATCGCATCTCTAATATCTAAAAAAGTTCTTAATCAAGTTAGAGAGGCACTACCTATTATGAATATTAGAAATTAG
- a CDS encoding thiamine pyrophosphate-dependent enzyme, whose protein sequence is MVNPEIYEPNRETAWCPGCGDIPLRKCLAEALAELELKPSQVTMFTGIGQAAKMPHYIKVNGFNGLHGRALPPSMGMRIANPEMKVIVESGDGDTYGEGGNHILHNIRRNLNIAHFVHDNQIYGLTKGQASPTTGHDITTSTQPNGITANPFNPIKFAVAMGASFVARSFVAKKEHLKEMMKAALNHRGYALIDILQPCVSFNKVNTYQWYTKRVYELDADYDPSNYELALKKSEEWGEKIPLGIIYKNEDMPIFRDKHPQIGDKALVKEKTKPSDFKDLIEEMK, encoded by the coding sequence ATGGTAAACCCAGAGATTTATGAACCTAATCGAGAGACAGCTTGGTGTCCAGGGTGTGGTGATATTCCTTTACGCAAATGTTTAGCTGAAGCTCTAGCAGAGTTAGAACTTAAACCCTCACAAGTAACAATGTTTACAGGGATTGGACAGGCAGCTAAGATGCCTCATTATATCAAAGTCAATGGATTCAATGGATTACATGGGAGAGCATTACCTCCTTCTATGGGTATGAGAATTGCTAACCCTGAGATGAAGGTTATTGTAGAATCAGGAGATGGAGATACTTATGGTGAAGGTGGTAATCATATTCTTCATAATATCAGACGTAATCTTAATATCGCTCATTTTGTTCATGATAACCAAATTTATGGTCTGACTAAAGGGCAAGCTTCGCCTACTACAGGTCATGATATTACTACTTCAACTCAACCTAACGGAATTACAGCTAATCCTTTTAATCCAATTAAATTTGCAGTTGCTATGGGAGCAAGCTTTGTAGCTAGAAGCTTTGTTGCTAAGAAAGAACATCTAAAAGAAATGATGAAAGCAGCTTTAAATCATCGAGGTTATGCTTTGATAGATATTTTGCAACCTTGTGTTTCCTTTAATAAGGTTAACACTTATCAATGGTATACGAAAAGAGTTTATGAATTAGATGCTGATTATGATCCAAGTAATTATGAATTAGCCTTAAAGAAATCAGAGGAGTGGGGCGAAAAAATTCCATTAGGAATAATTTATAAGAATGAAGATATGCCAATCTTTAGAGACAAGCATCCTCAAATAGGGGATAAGGCATTAGTCAAGGAAAAGACTAAACCTAGCGATTTTAAAGATTTGATCGAAGAGATGAAATAA
- a CDS encoding dihydrofolate reductase, with product MNLSIIAAMDKNQLIGKKNKMPWYLPADLSYFKKLTSKHIIVMGRRTFESIGKPLKNRRNIVLTRNTDYSIDGCEIMHSIDEILNTFINSNEEIFIIGGAEIYKSFLPYVNRLYITKIDHEFEGDTFFPKIDWNKWKKTSEKNAIKDTDNPYTYSYHIYERIT from the coding sequence ATGAACTTATCAATAATCGCAGCCATGGATAAAAATCAATTAATTGGAAAGAAAAATAAAATGCCATGGTATCTTCCTGCTGACTTATCTTACTTTAAGAAGCTTACAAGTAAACATATTATAGTTATGGGTAGAAGAACCTTTGAGTCAATTGGAAAGCCACTTAAGAATCGTAGAAATATAGTATTAACTCGCAATACTGATTATTCAATAGATGGTTGTGAGATAATGCATTCAATTGATGAGATATTAAACACCTTCATTAATAGTAATGAAGAAATCTTTATTATTGGTGGGGCAGAAATCTATAAGTCATTTCTTCCCTATGTAAATAGACTATATATAACAAAAATAGATCATGAATTTGAAGGAGATACCTTCTTTCCTAAAATAGATTGGAATAAATGGAAGAAAACATCAGAGAAAAATGCTATTAAAGATACAGATAATCCATACACTTATAGTTATCATATCTATGAAAGAATAACTTAA
- a CDS encoding biotin transporter BioY — MKTNTKSMVLVALFAALTAIGAFIKIPTPFGVPFSLQPLFVIFAANLLGARLALLSQLVYIFIGLIGIPIFTQGGGPSYVLQPTFGYLIGFAIGAYVIGKLIEAKEKNFKNFILSNLAGLVVFYLFGVAHLYIVLNFYLGKTYPITQALVGGFLIFLPFDIIKAIISALISKEVINRIEDAVPITKSKN; from the coding sequence ATGAAGACCAACACTAAATCAATGGTACTAGTAGCCCTTTTTGCAGCACTTACTGCTATCGGCGCTTTTATTAAAATACCAACACCTTTTGGAGTACCTTTCAGTCTACAACCTTTATTTGTTATTTTTGCAGCAAACTTATTAGGAGCTAGACTAGCTTTACTTAGTCAATTAGTTTATATCTTTATTGGCTTAATTGGTATCCCTATCTTTACTCAAGGAGGAGGACCAAGCTATGTATTACAGCCTACCTTTGGCTATCTAATTGGTTTTGCAATAGGTGCTTATGTAATTGGAAAATTGATCGAAGCTAAAGAAAAGAATTTCAAGAACTTTATTTTATCCAATTTAGCTGGACTTGTTGTCTTTTACCTTTTTGGAGTAGCTCATCTGTACATAGTTCTTAACTTCTATTTAGGCAAAACATATCCAATTACTCAAGCGTTAGTAGGCGGATTCTTAATCTTCTTGCCTTTTGATATTATCAAAGCTATAATATCAGCTTTAATATCTAAAGAAGTTATTAATAGAATAGAAGATGCTGTTCCTATTACAAAGTCAAAAAATTAA